A window from Jaculus jaculus isolate mJacJac1 unplaced genomic scaffold, mJacJac1.mat.Y.cur mat_scaffold_34_1_3701052_arrow_ctg1, whole genome shotgun sequence encodes these proteins:
- the LOC101608783 gene encoding zinc finger protein 420-like, giving the protein MAGQRAGGGAPQQELVSFEDIAVDFTWQEWQHLDTVQQNLYRDVMLENYSSLKFLGKLNSRNCMTKPDLIFKLEQGFAPWSVVEGSIQRLPEFKNQQKMPCTKSDDIKQCQNAVYHRLRHTCCQGTNTGEKPYECGIVCSIQSLLTTHHQTHTDDMPYVCRKCGKAFISKSHLTIHQRTHTGEKPYECNECGKAYTSQSNLTVHHRTYTGDTPYECRKCGKAFISKSHLTIHQRTHTGEKLYECNECGKAYTTQSNLTVHHRTHTGDKPYECRKCRKAFISKAQLTVHQRTHTGEKLCECSECGKAFMSKSYLTMHQKIHTGEKLYDCTDCGKAFTLKSHLTVHQRIHTGEKPYKCSECGKAFISKSNLTIHRRTHTGQKPYQCSECGKAFMTKSYVTLHQRIHAGERLYECIDCGKTFTFKPQLTVHQRTHTGEKPYECTECGKSFSSKSYVTIHKRTHTGERLYECTACGKAFTFKAQLSVHQRTHTGEKPYECTECGKAFMSKSTLTTHQRTHTGEKPYKCTECEKAFMSKSTLTTHQRIHTGNKLYECTECGKAFRCKSYLTIHQRIHTGDKPYQCNECGKAFISKSNRRKHQRIHTGKKQYECPKCAKSFICKTHLTLHQKTHINAKPCVY; this is encoded by the exons GCAACTGTATGACCAAACCAGATTTGATCTTCAAGTTGGAGCAAGGATTTGCACCATGGAGTGTAGTAGAAGGCTCAATTCAGAGGCTTCCAG AATTCAAAAATCAGCAGAAAATGCCGTGCACAAAGAGTGATGATATTAAGCAATGCCAGAATGCAGTTTACCACAGGTTACGTCACACTTGTTGTCAAGGAACAAACACAGGTGAGAAACCTTATGAATGTGGAATAGTTTGCAGCATACAGTCACTTCTCACTACACATCATCAAACTCACACAGATGATATGCCTTACGTATGTAGAaaatgtggaaaagctttcatctccaagtcacatctcactatccatcagagaactcacacaggtgagaaaccttatgaatgtaatgaatgtggaaaagcaTACACCAGCCAGTCAAATCTCACTGTGCATCATCGAACTTACACAGGTGATACACCTTACGAATGTAGAaaatgtggaaaagctttcatctccaagtcacatctcactatccatcagagaactcacacaggtgagaaactTTATGAATGCaatgaatgtggaaaagcttATACCACCCAGTCAAATCTCACTGTGCATCATCGAACTCACACAGGTGATAAGCCTTATGAATGTAGAAAATGTAGAAAAGCTTTCATATCCAAGGCACAGCTTACTGTccaccagagaactcacacaggtgagaagctgtgtgaatgtagtgaatgtgggaaagccttcatgtCCAAGTCATATCTCACTATGCATCAGAAAATACACACAGGCGAGAAGCTGTATGATTGTACTGATTGTGGGAAAGCCTTTACCTTAAAGTCACACCTCACAgtacatcagagaattcatacaggggagaagccatataaatgtagtgaatgtgggaaagccttcatctcCAAGTCAAATCTCACTATCCATCGGAGAACCCACACAGGACAGAAGCCATATCAATGtagtgaatgtgggaaagccttcatgaCCAAGTCATATGTTACTTTGCATCAGAGAATTCACGCTGGTGAGAGACTGTATGAGTGTATTGACTGTGGGAAAACCTTTACCTTCAAGCCACAActcactgtgcatcagagaactcatacaggtgaaaagccatatgaatgtactgagtgTGGGAAATCCTTCAGTTCCAAGTCATATGTCACTATTCataagagaactcacacaggtgagaggCTGTATGAATGTACTGCTTGTGGGAAAGCCTTTACCTTCAAGGCACAGCTCAGTGTGCATCAGAGAACgcacacaggtgagaaaccatatgaatgtactgaatgtgggaaagccttcatgtCCAAGTCAACTCTCACTAcccatcagagaactcacacaggtgagaagccatacaaATGTACTGAATGTGAGAAAGCCTTCATGTCCAAGTCAACTCTTACTAcccatcagagaattcacacaggcaACAAGctatatgaatgtactgaatgtgggaaagcctttagaTGCAAGTCATATCTCACTAttcatcagagaattcacacaggtgaCAAACCATATCAGtgcaatgaatgtgggaaagcattCATTTCAAAGTCAAATCGTAGGAAGCATCAAAGAATTCATACAGGTAAGAAGCAATATGAATGCCCTAAATGTGCTAAAAGCTTCATCTGCAAGACACATCTCACTCTGCATCAAAAAACTCACATAAATGCAAAACCATGTGTGTACTGA